Below is a window of bacterium DNA.
TGACCACGCGGATCTTCTTGAGCGGCGTGCTCGTCGGGCTGTAGGGCGCCGACTCGTCGTTGCCGTCGCTGCCGAAGATCTGGATCGCGCCCTGGTTCGCCGTGCGAATGCGGCCCACCGCGGCCCCCGCGTCGGCCGCGAACTGGCGCGCCGTCTCGCGGGCGTTGGCGGTCGCCTCGGCGAGGAGCTGTGGCCGCAGGGCGCCGAAGGCGGTGACGGCGTAGCGCGGATTGGCGAAGCCTCCTTGCTCGCCGTCCAGGACGACGCCCGACGCGACGAGGCTCTCCGTCGCCCCGACCGCCTTCGCGATGCGGTCGACATCCGGCGTCGTCACCTGGACGGAGCTGGTCAGCACGTAGCGGAAGCGATCGCCGGCCTGGTTCTCGCCGTACTCGCGAGCCAGCTTGTCGATGATCCGCGTGCCCTGACGGCTGATCGCCTCGGAGGGAAAGCCCTGCGCAACCAGGAAGGCGACAGCGGCTTCCCGGTCGGCGCTGATGCGGGCGTGGGCTTCCTTGAGGTCCGCGCCGGCGCGCCGGAAGTAGAGGGTCCAGGTCGCCTGGTCGGCCTTGACCTCTTTCTCGACCAGTCCCTTGACGGTCACCGTTCGCGTCTCGGAGCGAAAGCGCGCGACCCCGCCGCCGATGAAGCGCCCTGCCAGGGCGAGGCCGACGACGAGACCGAGGGCGAGGATCGCCGCCGCCGGTACCAGGTCCCTGCGCTCCGAGATCGCCATGTCCGCACCCCTTCCGCGCTGGCAAGCAGGGGAGCATAGCGAGTCCTGCGACCGGAGTAAACAAGAAGCGGATCTGGCCCCCCCCCTGCCGCGCTAGAAGCGCCCCATGCACCCGGATGCCGATGCCGTGCTCGCCGGAGAAGGGCGCGGCGAACTGGGCGGCCTTCAACGCGAAGGCCGCGGACATCGTCCGCGGCCCTTCGCCCTTCAGGCCCCTACCGCTGGCGAGCGGGTCCGGGGACTAGTCGAGCAGGCTGCTGTCCAGCAGGTAGTCGAACTGGGCGAGGTCGGGCTGGAAGACCAGGTCCGGCTCGTCCGGATCCCCCACCTTCACCGTCTTGTCGAGATCCCGGAAGGTGATCACGACGACGGGGCCGAGATCGGGGGCGAGGAGGTAGAGCCCGAGGTCGCGGCGGGCGATGCGCGTGCGGGCGCGCTCGGGAATGTACTCCTCCGGGATCGCGCTCTCGCCGGGCTCGGTGTTCGGATTGCGCTGGTTGCTCAGGTGGAGATCCGCCTCGAGGCTGACGCGCACCCAGCGGCAGCTCGGAATCACCGTGTCCGCGAGATCGGGAAAGAGCGA
It encodes the following:
- a CDS encoding SIMPL domain-containing protein — translated: MAISERRDLVPAAAILALGLVVGLALAGRFIGGGVARFRSETRTVTVKGLVEKEVKADQATWTLYFRRAGADLKEAHARISADREAAVAFLVAQGFPSEAISRQGTRIIDKLAREYGENQAGDRFRYVLTSSVQVTTPDVDRIAKAVGATESLVASGVVLDGEQGGFANPRYAVTAFGALRPQLLAEATANARETARQFAADAGAAVGRIRTANQGAIQIFGSDGNDESAPYSPTSTPLKKIRVVSTFEFELR